A part of Anabas testudineus chromosome 7, fAnaTes1.2, whole genome shotgun sequence genomic DNA contains:
- the magixa gene encoding membrane-associated guanylate kinase, WW and PDZ domain-containing protein 3 isoform X4: MSKVAVKKLHWRSKVQESFVPLGGGSGELGLAIGGGADYGEFPFVTAAPGGGATVGDIILEIGGTPVLGMTLGDCRGVLNSCPHPIRIKTVSPGSSLCKDLRLYLSKCFTPGSMDSQLQQLIRENLYLRAVPCTTRQPRDGEISGVDYNFVSIEEFFSLEESGALLESGKFKGNYYGTPRPVHIGPESPPITYQEHRNLLRNFRTRSKSLSNLEKAVEEGDNSEEDSGLSAGSAGAPPTTLPLSQSWESAVGSREGMENGGGGGGRGVGRGRGVGRGCPLPENWEMAFSDSGEPYYIDHKSKTTSWLDPRTQNKETTSCTELPEFTEQPSQLRGYSIHTRLSKGPRGFGFNIVGGSRPREFLQVYSVTPGGPPALNTADILVYINNTCVLGRSHKEVVEMLKSVPMGQSVDVVLRRGYPMLYNPDGCPKQSLETPQTPSEPSNPPNLNRGLTHLTYSRTLDANGSTSGRSDASSILAGLGQTPPRYAAQPMSNGMTDLPTPSSSVSDPPLLGPLPPPDRTAVNHSDSDGAQSNAGSRTSLIRYNSSTLPALSSSSLLHHQSSKSSESDLSTSTLPISSSTLPINSSSSHTLSKISLSQPETGVLQNSTSPTSANIPLSPSTSPGAPPMQRPPMPQTSLALTPPRDIPPCGFNGCPASHQVSSPGLVLPLGSGSPVSAPGGELVPVALGRSEGGGLGFSVTAGGQSGQLVVVRRVWDRRQCPSLQAGDAIVKINGADIQSLSFSQVQRVLQEHTKQGEVVLLVYRGGPVSSPVVTPNLYKPIPSPHGLANPSSPHAPTATNLPSPSTGALVGGIPLLNQAGLAPESPQEGHLPAPGTHRGAPPAQTPNGPPDSTLIQSTSFLDSVPVTLTLEPRDLLGVEESAGGPPQVKGGDGGAVAKDTRGGGGVKPMEVELKRRPGEGFGFVIASQEVASGDAVERQEDNLGRAGETVFGFWSSPSPLFIMLERLQSALKTVKDSKPPSLMSHRFVTVRRGSPAARSGQIQPGDQLEAVEGRPVGGLQHRDLAQILRRAGNTLRLSITPRHHPSSVSEGADLDIDGQMIKGSRARSKDESRFYSVDLERGPTGFGFSLRGGSEYNMGLYVLGLMEGGPAQRSNKIQVSDQLVEINGDSTAGITHSQAVEQIRRGGHRIHLVLKKGNGYVPDYVELSSLSLCMTNSKQGEPCFYVIGRTENSRP, translated from the exons ATGTCTAAAGTGGCGGTGAAGAAGCTGCACTGGCGCTCGAAG GTGCAGGAGAGCTTCGTTCCGCTGGGTGGGGGCTCAGGTGAACTGGGGCTGGCCATTGGGGGCGGAGCCGACTATGGCGAGTTCCCGTTTGTCACAGCGGCTCCCGGTGGTGGGGCCACAGTAGGCGACATCATCTTAGAGATCGGGGGAACGCCCGTGTTAGGGATGACCCTGGGTGATTGTAGAGGAGTCCTCAACTCCTGCCCTCATCCAATCAGAATCAAGACTGTTTCACCAG GGTCATCTCTCTGTAAAGACCTCAGGTTGTACCTCAGTAAGTGTTTCACTCCGGGCTCCATGGacagtcagctgcagcagctcatcaGGGAGAACCTGTACCTGCGCGCAGTGCCCT GTACGACCAGGCAGCCCCGGGACGGGGAGATCTCAGGTGTGGACTACAACTTTGTGTCTATTGAGGAGTTTTTCTCTCTGGAGGAGTCTGGAGCTCTGCTCGAAAGCGGCAAGTTCAAAG GAAACTACTACGGGACGCCGCGGCCCGTCCACATTGGTCCAGAGAGTCCACCGATCACATACCAGGAACATCGAAACCTGCTGAGGAACTTCAGGACGAGGAGCAAATCTCTGAGTAACCTGGAAAAAGCTGTGGAGGAAGGAGACAACAGTGAGGAGGACAGCGGGCTGTCTG CAGGTTCAGCCGGAGCCCCGCCCACCACCCTGCCTCTCAGCCAATCATGGGAGTCTGCGGTGGGGAGTCGGGAGGGAATGGagaatggaggaggaggaggaggaagaggagtaggaagaggaagaggagtagGAAGAGGATGTCCGCTGCCTGAAAACTGGGAGATGGCCTTCAGTGATTCAGGAGAGCCGTACTACATTGA TCACAAATCGAAGACGACCAGCTGGCTGGATCCTCGGACACAGAACAAAGAGACGACTTCCTGCACAGAAC TCCCAGAGTTCACGGAGCAGCCGAGCCAGTTGAGGGGTTACTCCATCCACACTCGACTCTCTAAAGGTCCCAGAGGATTCGGCTTTAACATCGTCGGAGGAAGTCGACCCAGAGAGTTTCTACAGGTGTACAGTGTCACACCTGGAGGACCACCTGCTCTCAATACAG CTGACATCCTGGTCTACATCAACAACACCTGTGTGTTGGGTCGCTCCCATAAAGAGGTGGTGGAGATGCTGAAGTCTGTGCCTATGGGTCAGAGCGTGGACGTGGTGCTAAGACGAGGATATCCGATGCTCTACAACCCCGATGGGTGTCCCAAACAGAGTCTGGAGACG CCACAGACCCCCAGTGAACCTTCCAACCCCCCCAACCTGAACCGAGGCCTGACACATCTCACTTACAGCAGAACGCTGGATGCCAATGGCAGCACGTCAGGTCGGAGTGATGCCTCTTCTATCTTAGCAG GACTGGGGCAGACCCCACCCCGTTATGCTGCTCAGCCAATGTCCAATGGGATGACTGATCTGCCCACCCCCTCATCCTCTGTCTCGGACCCCCCGTTGTTGGGTCCGCTGCCCCCTCCAGACAGGACAGCAGTCAATCATAGTGACTCTGATGGTGCTCAGTCCAACGCTGGATCTCGAAC GTCTTTGATTCGTTACAACAGCAGCACCCTCCCTGcgctctcttcctcctccctcctccaccaccagaGCTCCAAATCTTCAGAGAGTGATCTGTCTACATCCACGCTGCCCATCTCGTCCTCTACGCTCCCCATCAATTCCTCATCCTCCCACACTCTGTCCAAAATATCCCTCTCTCAGCCTGAGACGGGCGTCCTCCAGAACTCCACCAGCCCCACCAGTGCCAACATCCCCCTGTCCCCCTCCACATCTCCAGGAGCTCCTCCTATGCAGCGACCACCAATGCCCCAGACCTCCCTTGCCCTTACGCCACCCAGAGACATTCCCCCCTGCGGCTTTAACGGGTGTCCAGCCAGTCACCAAGTGTCCTCCCCCGGCCTGGTGCTCCCCCTTGGGTCAGGGTCTCCTGTGTCGGCCCCTGGTGGAGAGCTTGTGCCAGTGGCCCTCGGGCGGAGTGAGGGGGGAGGGTTGGGATTTAGCGTGACAGCAGGGGGCCAAAGCGGCCAGCTGGTGGTGGTGAGGCGGGTCTGGGATCGAAGGCAATGCCCCTCACTGCAGGCGGGCGATGCTATAGTGAAGATAAATGGAGCGGACATACAGAGCCTCAGCTTCTCCCAG GTTCAGAGAGTCCTGCAGGAACACACCAAACAAGGAGAGGTGGTACTACTCGTCTACAGAGGAG GTCCTGTCTCCTCTCCAGTCGTCACCCCCAACCTTTACAAGCCCATCCCCTCCCCTCATGGCCTGGCTAACCCCTCCTCGCCCCACGCCCCGACTGCAACCAACTTGCCTTCCCCATCCACAGGTGCCTTGGTCGGGGGCATCCCCCTACTCAACCAAGCTGGATTGGCCCCAGAAAGTCCTCAGGAGGGCCACCTACCAGCTCCAGGGACCCATCGAG gGGCCCCTCCTGCCCAGACGCCTAATGGGCCCCCAGACTCGACCCTCATCCAGAGCACCAGCTTCTTGGACTCAGTTCCTGTGACGCTGACCTTAGAGCCACGTGATTTGCTGGGAGTTGAGGAGAGTGCTGGTGGGCCTCCTCAGGTCAAAGGGGGAGATGGGGGAGCAGTTGCCAAGGAtacaagaggaggagggggagtgaAACCAATGGAGGTGGAGCTGAAGAGGCGACCGGGCGAAGGGTTTGGATTCGTGATCGCCTCTCAGGAAGTGGCCAGTGGAG ACGCAGTAGAAAGACAGGAGGACAATCTAGGACGTGCAGGTGAAACTGTGTTTGGGTTTTGgtcttctccttctccactgTTCATCATGTTGGAGCGACTACAGTCAGCCCTGAAAACTGTCAAAGACTCCAAAC CCCCCTCTCTGATGTCTCACCGGTTCGTGACGGTGCGTCGCGGCAGCCCGGCGGCTCGTAGCGGCCAGATTCAGCCTGGAGACCAGCTGGAGGCGGTGGAGGGTCGGCCGGTCGGAGGTCTGCAGCACCGAGACCTGGCCCAGATCCTGAGGAGAGCCGGGAACACGTTGAGACTGAGCATCACGCCGAGACACC ATCCCTCCTCTGTGTCAGAAGGAGCAGACTTGGACATTGACGGCCAAATGATTAAAGGATCCAGAgcaaggtcaaag GATGAGTCCAGGTTCTACAGCGTCGACCTGGAACGAGGTCCTACAGGTTTTGGCTTCTCTCTGAGGGGGGGCAGCGAGTACAACATGGGACTGTATGTACTGGGACTGATGGAGGGGGGGCCGGCCCAACGCAGCAACAAGAtacag GTGTCGGATCAGCTGGTGGAGATAAATGGAGACAGTACAGCAGGAATTACTCACAGTCAGGCTGTGGAGCAGATTAGAAGAGGAGGACATCGAATCCACCTCGTCCTCAAGAAAGGAAACGGATACGTGCCCGACTACG tggAGTTGTCCAGCCTGTCTCTCTGTATGACAAACTCCAAACAGGGCGAACCCTGTTTCTACGTGATCGGACGCACAGAAAACTCGCG GCCCTGA
- the magixa gene encoding membrane-associated guanylate kinase, WW and PDZ domain-containing protein 3 isoform X5, whose protein sequence is MSKVAVKKLHWRSKVQESFVPLGGGSGELGLAIGGGADYGEFPFVTAAPGGGATVGDIILEIGGTPVLGMTLGDCRGVLNSCPHPIRIKTVSPGSSLCKDLRLYLSKCFTPGSMDSQLQQLIRENLYLRAVPCTTRQPRDGEISGVDYNFVSIEEFFSLEESGALLESGKFKGNYYGTPRPVHIGPESPPITYQEHRNLLRNFRTRSKSLSNLEKAVEEGDNSEEDSGLSGSAGAPPTTLPLSQSWESAVGSREGMENGGGGGGRGVGRGRGVGRGCPLPENWEMAFSDSGEPYYIDHKSKTTSWLDPRTQNKETTSCTELPEFTEQPSQLRGYSIHTRLSKGPRGFGFNIVGGSRPREFLQVYSVTPGGPPALNTADILVYINNTCVLGRSHKEVVEMLKSVPMGQSVDVVLRRGYPMLYNPDGCPKQSLETPQTPSEPSNPPNLNRGLTHLTYSRTLDANGSTSGRSDASSILAGLGQTPPRYAAQPMSNGMTDLPTPSSSVSDPPLLGPLPPPDRTAVNHSDSDGAQSNAGSRTSLIRYNSSTLPALSSSSLLHHQSSKSSESDLSTSTLPISSSTLPINSSSSHTLSKISLSQPETGVLQNSTSPTSANIPLSPSTSPGAPPMQRPPMPQTSLALTPPRDIPPCGFNGCPASHQVSSPGLVLPLGSGSPVSAPGGELVPVALGRSEGGGLGFSVTAGGQSGQLVVVRRVWDRRQCPSLQAGDAIVKINGADIQSLSFSQVQRVLQEHTKQGEVVLLVYRGGPVSSPVVTPNLYKPIPSPHGLANPSSPHAPTATNLPSPSTGALVGGIPLLNQAGLAPESPQEGHLPAPGTHRGAPPAQTPNGPPDSTLIQSTSFLDSVPVTLTLEPRDLLGVEESAGGPPQVKGGDGGAVAKDTRGGGGVKPMEVELKRRPGEGFGFVIASQEVASGAPSLMSHRFVTVRRGSPAARSGQIQPGDQLEAVEGRPVGGLQHRDLAQILRRAGNTLRLSITPRHHPSSVSEGADLDIDGQMIKGSRARSKDESRFYSVDLERGPTGFGFSLRGGSEYNMGLYVLGLMEGGPAQRSNKIQVSDQLVEINGDSTAGITHSQAVEQIRRGGHRIHLVLKKGNGYVPDYGPEEGALSSSRSSHKEEQDVDMVTMTTASVSKQRGEGGAGVTGGGGGGERRKSREGETKRRTGGGGLVPPDLDLDLVEEEAREVERRRVQELGRQQKEEERRQRREEEEEERRRRSQTVRQKKQDNQREQGRRSRSLPRNGARTWDTFQLEEEMEVEESGGRVRGRKSEMKSRSRERDGGRQGEGGQHSGSSAAAQREPFSFLMSMDNDECLSDSESAASVTTTGWREDSGWRRAESPWRQGNAPGPWLKPSPQRITQVLICSRLSGQELAGGLSL, encoded by the exons ATGTCTAAAGTGGCGGTGAAGAAGCTGCACTGGCGCTCGAAG GTGCAGGAGAGCTTCGTTCCGCTGGGTGGGGGCTCAGGTGAACTGGGGCTGGCCATTGGGGGCGGAGCCGACTATGGCGAGTTCCCGTTTGTCACAGCGGCTCCCGGTGGTGGGGCCACAGTAGGCGACATCATCTTAGAGATCGGGGGAACGCCCGTGTTAGGGATGACCCTGGGTGATTGTAGAGGAGTCCTCAACTCCTGCCCTCATCCAATCAGAATCAAGACTGTTTCACCAG GGTCATCTCTCTGTAAAGACCTCAGGTTGTACCTCAGTAAGTGTTTCACTCCGGGCTCCATGGacagtcagctgcagcagctcatcaGGGAGAACCTGTACCTGCGCGCAGTGCCCT GTACGACCAGGCAGCCCCGGGACGGGGAGATCTCAGGTGTGGACTACAACTTTGTGTCTATTGAGGAGTTTTTCTCTCTGGAGGAGTCTGGAGCTCTGCTCGAAAGCGGCAAGTTCAAAG GAAACTACTACGGGACGCCGCGGCCCGTCCACATTGGTCCAGAGAGTCCACCGATCACATACCAGGAACATCGAAACCTGCTGAGGAACTTCAGGACGAGGAGCAAATCTCTGAGTAACCTGGAAAAAGCTGTGGAGGAAGGAGACAACAGTGAGGAGGACAGCGGGCTGTCTG GTTCAGCCGGAGCCCCGCCCACCACCCTGCCTCTCAGCCAATCATGGGAGTCTGCGGTGGGGAGTCGGGAGGGAATGGagaatggaggaggaggaggaggaagaggagtaggaagaggaagaggagtagGAAGAGGATGTCCGCTGCCTGAAAACTGGGAGATGGCCTTCAGTGATTCAGGAGAGCCGTACTACATTGA TCACAAATCGAAGACGACCAGCTGGCTGGATCCTCGGACACAGAACAAAGAGACGACTTCCTGCACAGAAC TCCCAGAGTTCACGGAGCAGCCGAGCCAGTTGAGGGGTTACTCCATCCACACTCGACTCTCTAAAGGTCCCAGAGGATTCGGCTTTAACATCGTCGGAGGAAGTCGACCCAGAGAGTTTCTACAGGTGTACAGTGTCACACCTGGAGGACCACCTGCTCTCAATACAG CTGACATCCTGGTCTACATCAACAACACCTGTGTGTTGGGTCGCTCCCATAAAGAGGTGGTGGAGATGCTGAAGTCTGTGCCTATGGGTCAGAGCGTGGACGTGGTGCTAAGACGAGGATATCCGATGCTCTACAACCCCGATGGGTGTCCCAAACAGAGTCTGGAGACG CCACAGACCCCCAGTGAACCTTCCAACCCCCCCAACCTGAACCGAGGCCTGACACATCTCACTTACAGCAGAACGCTGGATGCCAATGGCAGCACGTCAGGTCGGAGTGATGCCTCTTCTATCTTAGCAG GACTGGGGCAGACCCCACCCCGTTATGCTGCTCAGCCAATGTCCAATGGGATGACTGATCTGCCCACCCCCTCATCCTCTGTCTCGGACCCCCCGTTGTTGGGTCCGCTGCCCCCTCCAGACAGGACAGCAGTCAATCATAGTGACTCTGATGGTGCTCAGTCCAACGCTGGATCTCGAAC GTCTTTGATTCGTTACAACAGCAGCACCCTCCCTGcgctctcttcctcctccctcctccaccaccagaGCTCCAAATCTTCAGAGAGTGATCTGTCTACATCCACGCTGCCCATCTCGTCCTCTACGCTCCCCATCAATTCCTCATCCTCCCACACTCTGTCCAAAATATCCCTCTCTCAGCCTGAGACGGGCGTCCTCCAGAACTCCACCAGCCCCACCAGTGCCAACATCCCCCTGTCCCCCTCCACATCTCCAGGAGCTCCTCCTATGCAGCGACCACCAATGCCCCAGACCTCCCTTGCCCTTACGCCACCCAGAGACATTCCCCCCTGCGGCTTTAACGGGTGTCCAGCCAGTCACCAAGTGTCCTCCCCCGGCCTGGTGCTCCCCCTTGGGTCAGGGTCTCCTGTGTCGGCCCCTGGTGGAGAGCTTGTGCCAGTGGCCCTCGGGCGGAGTGAGGGGGGAGGGTTGGGATTTAGCGTGACAGCAGGGGGCCAAAGCGGCCAGCTGGTGGTGGTGAGGCGGGTCTGGGATCGAAGGCAATGCCCCTCACTGCAGGCGGGCGATGCTATAGTGAAGATAAATGGAGCGGACATACAGAGCCTCAGCTTCTCCCAG GTTCAGAGAGTCCTGCAGGAACACACCAAACAAGGAGAGGTGGTACTACTCGTCTACAGAGGAG GTCCTGTCTCCTCTCCAGTCGTCACCCCCAACCTTTACAAGCCCATCCCCTCCCCTCATGGCCTGGCTAACCCCTCCTCGCCCCACGCCCCGACTGCAACCAACTTGCCTTCCCCATCCACAGGTGCCTTGGTCGGGGGCATCCCCCTACTCAACCAAGCTGGATTGGCCCCAGAAAGTCCTCAGGAGGGCCACCTACCAGCTCCAGGGACCCATCGAG gGGCCCCTCCTGCCCAGACGCCTAATGGGCCCCCAGACTCGACCCTCATCCAGAGCACCAGCTTCTTGGACTCAGTTCCTGTGACGCTGACCTTAGAGCCACGTGATTTGCTGGGAGTTGAGGAGAGTGCTGGTGGGCCTCCTCAGGTCAAAGGGGGAGATGGGGGAGCAGTTGCCAAGGAtacaagaggaggagggggagtgaAACCAATGGAGGTGGAGCTGAAGAGGCGACCGGGCGAAGGGTTTGGATTCGTGATCGCCTCTCAGGAAGTGGCCAGTGGAG CCCCCTCTCTGATGTCTCACCGGTTCGTGACGGTGCGTCGCGGCAGCCCGGCGGCTCGTAGCGGCCAGATTCAGCCTGGAGACCAGCTGGAGGCGGTGGAGGGTCGGCCGGTCGGAGGTCTGCAGCACCGAGACCTGGCCCAGATCCTGAGGAGAGCCGGGAACACGTTGAGACTGAGCATCACGCCGAGACACC ATCCCTCCTCTGTGTCAGAAGGAGCAGACTTGGACATTGACGGCCAAATGATTAAAGGATCCAGAgcaaggtcaaag GATGAGTCCAGGTTCTACAGCGTCGACCTGGAACGAGGTCCTACAGGTTTTGGCTTCTCTCTGAGGGGGGGCAGCGAGTACAACATGGGACTGTATGTACTGGGACTGATGGAGGGGGGGCCGGCCCAACGCAGCAACAAGAtacag GTGTCGGATCAGCTGGTGGAGATAAATGGAGACAGTACAGCAGGAATTACTCACAGTCAGGCTGTGGAGCAGATTAGAAGAGGAGGACATCGAATCCACCTCGTCCTCAAGAAAGGAAACGGATACGTGCCCGACTACG GCCCTGAGGAAGGAGCCCTCTCCTCCTCCCGCTCTTCACACAAAGAGGAGCAGGATGTAGACATGGTAACCATGACAACCGCCTCTGTCAgcaagcagagaggagaaggaggtgcAGGTGTTacgggaggaggaggaggaggagagaggaggaagagcagagagggagaaaccaAACgaagaacaggaggaggaggactggtgCCTCCTGATTTGGACCTGGACCtagtggaggaggaggcacgagaggtggagaggaggagggtgcagGAGTTAGGAAGGCagcaaaaagaggaggagaggaggcaaaggagggaggaagaggaggaggagaggaggaggagaagtcaGACTGTCAGGCAGAAGAAGCAGGACAACCAGAGAGAGCAGGGGAGGAGGAGCCGGAGTTTACCCAGGAATGGTGCTCGAACCTGGGACACTTTTCAGctagaggaggagatggaggtagAGGAGTCTGGAGGACGAGTGAGGGGGAGGAAGAGCGAGATGAAGAgcaggagcagggagagagacgGCGGCAGACAGGGGGAGGGGGGACAGCACTCTGGGAGCTCGGCTGCCGCTCAGAGGGAACCGTTTTCCTTCCTCATGTCGATGGACAACGACGAGTGTCTGTCTGACAGCGAATCAGCAGCCAGCGTCACTACCACGGGGTGGAGGGAGGATTCTGGGTGGAGGAGAGCTGAGTCTCCATGGCGACAGGGCAACGCTCCCGGCCCCTGGCTGAAACCGAGCCCACAGAGAATAACACAGGTTCTGATTTGCAGTAGGCTTAGTGGGCAGGAACTGGCAGGCGGGCTCTCTCTCTGA